The Rhizobium sp. WSM4643 genome has a window encoding:
- a CDS encoding FGGY-family carbohydrate kinase: protein MTSTQKIIIGIDAGTSVIKAVAFDLSGRQIATASVRNRYATGDDGSATQSLDQTWLDCASALRGLSEKVPDLASRTAAIAVTGQGDGTWLVGRGNRPVADAWLWLDARAAPTVTSLTGGTQNRARFEATGTGLNTCQQGAQLAHMDRFTPDLLDRAEAALHCKDWLYLNLTGVRATDPSEASFTFGNFRTRQYDAVVIDALGLDHRRGLLPEIIDGSEISHKLTSEAAEACGLLAGTPVCLGYVDMVMTALGAGVRSGARNAACSTIGSTGVHLRAKSVADVQLNREGTGYVIALPIPGIVTQVQTNMGATINIDWILGVAAYLMAEAGKPASHADLIARIDGWFAESRPGAVLYHPYISEAGERGPFVNANARAGFTGLSMRHGFPDLLRSVVEGLGLATRDCYAAMGAMPEELRLTGGATRSVALRRSLSAAVNAPIRQSRREETGAAGVAMMAAVAVGVYSSMDDCIADWVTPLLGDLETPDTSEAHRFDRLFSVYTDVRQAMAPAWDKLAEAATTSPVGA from the coding sequence CGGCCTCCGTTCGCAACCGATACGCCACCGGAGACGATGGCTCGGCAACGCAGTCGCTGGATCAGACCTGGCTCGATTGCGCCAGCGCGTTGCGTGGCCTTAGCGAAAAAGTCCCTGATCTTGCGTCACGCACCGCGGCCATCGCCGTCACCGGACAGGGCGACGGCACCTGGCTCGTCGGCCGCGGCAATAGGCCGGTTGCCGATGCCTGGCTGTGGCTCGACGCGCGTGCCGCGCCGACAGTCACGTCGCTTACCGGCGGAACGCAGAACCGTGCCCGCTTCGAGGCGACGGGCACCGGTCTCAACACTTGCCAGCAGGGCGCGCAACTTGCCCATATGGACCGCTTCACGCCGGATCTTCTCGATCGGGCAGAGGCGGCGCTGCACTGCAAGGACTGGCTCTATCTCAACCTTACAGGCGTGCGGGCAACCGATCCATCGGAGGCAAGTTTCACCTTCGGCAATTTCAGAACGCGCCAGTATGATGCCGTCGTGATCGACGCGCTCGGTCTTGACCATAGACGCGGGCTCCTGCCCGAAATCATCGACGGCAGCGAGATCAGCCACAAGCTGACATCAGAGGCGGCGGAGGCCTGCGGGCTTCTTGCCGGAACGCCGGTCTGCCTCGGTTATGTCGACATGGTGATGACGGCGCTTGGCGCAGGCGTGCGCAGCGGCGCTCGCAACGCCGCCTGCTCGACGATCGGCTCCACCGGCGTGCACTTGCGCGCCAAGTCCGTTGCCGACGTTCAGCTCAATCGTGAGGGCACCGGCTATGTGATCGCCCTGCCCATCCCCGGCATCGTCACCCAGGTCCAGACGAATATGGGCGCCACGATCAACATAGACTGGATCCTCGGCGTTGCCGCCTATCTGATGGCCGAGGCAGGCAAGCCTGCTTCGCATGCAGACCTCATTGCACGTATCGACGGCTGGTTTGCAGAAAGCCGACCGGGAGCGGTGCTCTACCATCCCTACATTTCCGAAGCGGGCGAACGTGGGCCTTTCGTCAACGCGAATGCGCGCGCGGGCTTCACCGGGCTTTCGATGCGTCACGGTTTCCCCGACCTGCTGCGCAGCGTGGTCGAAGGGTTGGGGCTTGCGACGCGCGACTGCTACGCGGCGATGGGCGCGATGCCCGAAGAGCTGCGGCTCACGGGCGGCGCCACACGCTCCGTCGCGCTCCGCCGTTCACTCTCGGCCGCCGTCAACGCACCGATCCGCCAGTCGCGCCGCGAGGAGACGGGGGCGGCCGGCGTGGCGATGATGGCCGCGGTGGCCGTCGGCGTCTATTCCAGCATGGACGATTGCATCGCCGACTGGGTGACGCCGCTGCTCGGCGATTTGGAGACACCAGACACCAGCGAGGCTCACCGGTTCGACAGGCTCTTTTCTGTCTACACCGATGTGCGCCAGGCAATGGCGCCTGCCTGGGACAAGCTCGCCGAAGCCGCAACGACATCGCCGGTAGGCGCGTAA
- a CDS encoding glycerol-3-phosphate dehydrogenase: protein MTEPEPLDLFVIGGGINGAGIARDAAGRGLKVVLCEKDDLAQGTSSRSGKLVHGGLRYLEYYEFRLVREALIEREVLLNAAPHIIWPMRFVLPHSPEDRPAWLVRLGLFLYDHLGGRKKLPGTRTLNLLRDPEGTPILDQYTRGFEYSDCWVDDARLVTLNALSAAENGALVLTRSPAVSARRENGGWTVVTKSNTTGETRTFRAKCLVNCAGPWVMDIINRVAGSNSGRNVRLVKGSHIIVPKFWAGANAYLVQNHDKRVIFINPYEGDKALIGTTDIAYEGRAEDVTADETEIEYLLQAVNRYFKEKLRRNDVLHSFSGVRPLFDDGKGNPSAVTRDYVFDLDETGGAPLLNVFGGKITTFRELAERGMQRLKHIFPNMGGDWTEKAPLPGGEIPNADYESFANSLRDIYPWMPRKLVHHYGRLYGARAGNVVAGATGIEGLGRHFGGQLYEAEARYLVLTEWAETAEDILYRRTKHYLHLNEAERAAFGEWFASTRLAAA, encoded by the coding sequence ATGACCGAACCCGAACCCCTGGATCTCTTCGTCATCGGCGGAGGCATCAACGGCGCGGGGATAGCACGCGATGCTGCCGGCCGCGGCCTGAAGGTCGTGCTGTGCGAAAAGGACGATCTGGCACAGGGAACCTCGTCGCGTTCGGGCAAGCTGGTGCATGGCGGTTTGCGTTACCTCGAATATTACGAGTTCCGCCTGGTGCGTGAGGCGCTGATCGAGCGTGAAGTGCTGCTCAACGCCGCGCCGCATATCATCTGGCCGATGCGCTTCGTCCTGCCGCACAGCCCTGAGGATCGCCCAGCATGGCTCGTGCGGCTCGGCCTCTTCCTCTATGATCATCTCGGCGGCCGCAAGAAGCTGCCTGGGACCCGCACGCTCAACCTGCTCCGCGACCCGGAAGGCACGCCGATCCTCGATCAATACACACGCGGCTTTGAATATTCCGATTGCTGGGTCGACGACGCCCGCCTCGTGACCTTGAATGCGCTGAGCGCAGCGGAAAACGGCGCTTTGGTGTTGACCCGCTCGCCCGCCGTGTCGGCCCGTCGCGAGAATGGCGGTTGGACCGTGGTCACGAAAAGCAACACCACGGGAGAGACGCGAACCTTCCGTGCCAAATGTCTCGTGAACTGCGCCGGCCCCTGGGTAATGGACATCATCAATCGCGTCGCCGGATCGAACTCCGGCCGCAACGTCCGCCTCGTCAAGGGCAGCCACATCATCGTGCCGAAGTTCTGGGCGGGCGCCAATGCCTATCTGGTGCAGAACCATGACAAGCGCGTCATTTTCATCAATCCCTACGAGGGCGACAAGGCGTTGATCGGGACGACCGATATCGCGTACGAAGGCCGGGCCGAGGATGTTACCGCCGACGAGACGGAAATCGAGTATCTGCTCCAGGCGGTCAATCGCTATTTCAAGGAAAAGCTGCGTCGCAACGACGTGCTGCACAGCTTCTCCGGCGTGCGCCCGCTGTTTGACGATGGCAAAGGGAATCCGTCGGCCGTTACCCGCGACTATGTCTTCGATCTCGACGAGACCGGCGGCGCTCCGCTGCTCAACGTCTTCGGCGGCAAGATCACCACGTTCCGCGAGCTCGCCGAACGCGGCATGCAGCGCCTGAAGCATATATTCCCGAATATGGGAGGCGACTGGACGGAGAAAGCGCCGCTGCCGGGCGGTGAAATTCCGAATGCCGACTACGAGAGCTTCGCCAACAGCCTGCGCGATATCTATCCCTGGATGCCGCGCAAGCTTGTGCATCACTACGGCCGTCTCTATGGCGCCCGGGCTGGGAATGTGGTTGCCGGCGCGACGGGCATAGAAGGGCTCGGGCGGCATTTCGGCGGACAGCTTTATGAGGCCGAGGCCCGCTATCTCGTTCTCACGGAATGGGCCGAAACGGCCGAGGACATCCTCTATCGCCGCACCAAACACTACCTCCATCTGAACGAAGCGGAGCGCGCGGCCTTTGGCGAGTGGTTTGCTTCAACCCGCCTTGCCGCCGCCTGA
- a CDS encoding sugar phosphate isomerase/epimerase family protein translates to MSLTLSLNTNPLVNRFADPDDLIDTVARDLRIRDLQLTHEFINPSWQAPVIRRLTRMMSAALKRTGVRVTSGMTGPYGRLNHFGHPDADVRRYYVDWFKTFADITADLGGHSVGTQFAIFTYKDFDDPARREELIKIAIDCWADVAEHARAAGLSYMFWEPMSIGREFGETIGTCLSLQERLTSAATAIPMWMMADIDHGDITSADPDDYDPYAWARAVPPVSPIIHIKQSLMDKGGHRPFTAEFNAKGRIQPAPLLQALAEGGAKDNEICLELSFKEREPNDRQVIPQIAESIAFWAPHIDTGVADLNI, encoded by the coding sequence ATGTCGCTGACCCTTTCGCTCAACACCAATCCGCTGGTGAACCGCTTCGCCGACCCAGACGATCTGATCGATACGGTTGCGCGTGATTTGCGGATCCGCGACCTCCAACTGACCCACGAGTTCATCAATCCGAGCTGGCAGGCACCGGTCATCCGCCGCCTGACGCGCATGATGAGCGCTGCGCTGAAGCGCACCGGCGTGCGGGTCACCTCGGGTATGACTGGCCCATATGGGCGCCTCAACCATTTCGGACATCCGGATGCCGATGTCCGCCGCTACTACGTCGACTGGTTCAAGACCTTTGCCGACATCACCGCCGATCTCGGCGGCCACTCGGTCGGAACGCAATTTGCGATCTTCACCTATAAGGACTTCGACGATCCGGCTAGACGCGAGGAGTTGATCAAGATCGCGATCGATTGTTGGGCTGACGTCGCCGAGCACGCGCGGGCCGCAGGCCTCTCCTACATGTTCTGGGAACCGATGAGCATCGGCCGCGAGTTCGGCGAGACGATCGGCACCTGCCTGTCGCTGCAGGAGCGGCTGACATCCGCCGCAACGGCCATCCCGATGTGGATGATGGCCGATATCGATCATGGCGACATCACCTCCGCCGATCCCGATGACTACGACCCCTATGCCTGGGCACGCGCCGTCCCGCCGGTATCGCCGATCATCCACATCAAACAGAGCTTGATGGACAAGGGCGGGCACCGGCCCTTTACCGCCGAATTCAATGCCAAGGGCCGCATACAGCCGGCACCTCTGCTCCAGGCCCTGGCCGAAGGTGGGGCGAAGGACAATGAAATCTGCCTGGAACTCTCCTTCAAGGAACGCGAGCCGAACGATCGTCAGGTCATCCCGCAGATCGCCGAAAGCATCGCCTTCTGGGCGCCGCATATCGACACCGGCGTCGCCGACTTGAACATCTGA
- a CDS encoding sugar-binding transcriptional regulator, translating into MTDADDTLAVRAAWLHYAGGLTQSDVARRLGVPSVKAHRLIARAVADGVVKVTIDGDIVECVELEMRLSERFGLQYCEVAPDLGEEGLPLRALGHAGAGYLKREIERGDNTVIGLGHGRTLSAAVQYMPRVSAKNLRFVSLLGGLTRNYGANPYDVMHRIAEKTGAHAYVMPVPFFANTGEDREVLKAQRAVKEVFDLANNADLKLVGLGTVDAEAQLVLSGMVEPGEIDDIAAAGGVGEILGHFFDADGHILDTALTARTLSASFPKTKKERLVALAGGQSKVPAIRAILNSRRLFGLITDERTAQALLK; encoded by the coding sequence ATGACGGATGCCGATGATACGCTTGCCGTGCGTGCCGCCTGGCTTCACTATGCCGGTGGCCTGACGCAGTCCGACGTTGCGCGCCGCCTCGGCGTGCCGTCGGTAAAGGCCCATCGCCTGATCGCCAGAGCGGTCGCCGATGGCGTCGTCAAAGTCACGATCGACGGGGATATCGTCGAATGCGTCGAGCTGGAGATGCGGCTTTCGGAACGGTTCGGGCTTCAATATTGCGAGGTCGCACCCGATCTCGGCGAGGAAGGCTTGCCGCTGCGCGCACTCGGCCATGCCGGCGCCGGCTATCTCAAGCGCGAGATCGAGCGCGGCGACAATACGGTCATCGGCCTTGGCCATGGCCGCACGCTTTCCGCCGCCGTGCAATATATGCCGAGGGTGAGCGCGAAGAACCTGCGCTTTGTCTCTTTGCTTGGCGGGCTGACGCGAAACTACGGCGCCAATCCCTATGACGTGATGCATCGCATCGCCGAAAAGACCGGCGCCCATGCCTATGTCATGCCGGTTCCCTTTTTCGCCAATACCGGCGAGGACCGCGAAGTGCTGAAGGCGCAGCGGGCCGTCAAAGAGGTCTTCGATCTTGCCAACAATGCCGATCTGAAGCTCGTCGGCCTGGGAACTGTCGATGCCGAGGCGCAGCTGGTTTTGTCCGGCATGGTCGAACCCGGTGAAATCGACGACATCGCTGCCGCAGGCGGCGTCGGCGAAATCCTCGGACATTTTTTCGACGCCGACGGCCATATCCTCGACACCGCGCTGACGGCGCGCACGCTCTCCGCGTCTTTCCCCAAGACCAAGAAAGAGCGGCTCGTGGCGCTGGCGGGCGGACAGTCGAAAGTGCCGGCCATCCGGGCAATTCTGAATAGCCGCCGCCTTTTCGGGCTGATCACCGACGAGCGAACCGCGCAGGCGCTGCTGAAGTAG
- a CDS encoding DeoR/GlpR family DNA-binding transcription regulator, with protein MRREERQQLIVNLLVENKTVDLDDLADRFTVSKMTIHRDLDDLEQAGVLRKVRGGATIDAGTQFESDFRIRERQGSEAKLAMAETALELVEPGMTVMVNDGSMAAVLGEMLLQKRPLTLITNNAAIMERLKDETGITLIALGGIYSAKFNAYLGVVTEEALSRLRADIAFISTPAVSGGRAYHMDDNVVRAKRAMIASSTRTCLLVNHQRIGHTALHVMADLADFDAVITDSAPDAAVLEEFEQAGITLTIASTQDPT; from the coding sequence ATGAGGCGAGAAGAGCGTCAGCAGTTGATCGTCAACCTGCTCGTCGAAAACAAGACCGTCGATCTCGACGACCTTGCCGATCGCTTCACCGTGTCAAAGATGACGATCCATCGCGATCTCGATGATCTCGAGCAGGCGGGTGTCCTGCGCAAGGTTCGCGGCGGCGCGACTATTGACGCAGGGACGCAGTTCGAAAGCGACTTCCGTATTCGCGAGCGCCAGGGCAGCGAGGCCAAGCTGGCTATGGCTGAGACCGCGCTGGAACTGGTCGAGCCGGGGATGACGGTGATGGTGAACGACGGCTCGATGGCGGCCGTGCTCGGGGAAATGCTGCTGCAGAAGCGGCCGCTGACGTTGATCACCAACAATGCGGCGATCATGGAGCGGCTGAAAGACGAAACCGGCATCACGCTGATCGCGCTTGGTGGTATCTATTCGGCGAAATTCAACGCCTATCTCGGCGTCGTCACCGAGGAGGCACTGTCGCGGCTGAGGGCCGACATCGCCTTCATTTCGACGCCGGCCGTCAGCGGCGGGCGCGCCTATCACATGGACGATAATGTCGTGCGCGCCAAGCGGGCTATGATCGCGTCGTCGACCAGGACCTGCCTTCTCGTCAATCACCAGCGCATCGGCCACACCGCCCTGCATGTCATGGCGGATCTGGCTGACTTCGACGCCGTTATCACCGACAGCGCACCCGATGCTGCTGTCCTGGAGGAAT